In Leptospira ellinghausenii, the following proteins share a genomic window:
- a CDS encoding ParA family protein: MDTKFQLFEYMRSKELQQVPFGLLINGKNAQIFKRKENIIFALTEILNLETNTDKSITTLKKYLKKPFHYEESFNSAIIAIYNNKGGVGKTVTTGNFAGVLAEKGKNVLLIDLDPQQRDLTDSFKIDHKKMDSSTSIFDILLGKEIKEGIKTIPIKKNLHIIKGDERFDSSTYATKSISLSMIKKFRKLLEMFSTRGKFDYILIDCPTNWSFFSKMGVSVSDAVLIPVNYQAAQAIHNAVQVLEKFIPEVWYERNGNGPEVLPILFNNAYTDQTSKKHFDDVRRDEIRKLTKDKWYLKLFDEVIEIKHHHEISTSLFLHIDQNGPSPYTLKNKNSKAFKEYEEVIGKLFGI, translated from the coding sequence TTGGATACAAAATTTCAATTATTTGAATATATGCGTTCAAAAGAATTGCAGCAGGTTCCATTTGGATTATTGATTAATGGAAAAAACGCACAGATTTTCAAAAGGAAAGAAAATATAATTTTTGCCCTAACAGAAATTTTAAACTTAGAAACAAATACAGATAAATCAATTACTACCTTAAAAAAATATTTAAAGAAGCCGTTCCATTACGAAGAAAGTTTTAATTCTGCAATTATCGCTATTTATAATAATAAAGGTGGAGTTGGTAAAACAGTCACAACAGGTAACTTTGCTGGAGTACTAGCAGAAAAGGGGAAAAATGTTTTACTCATTGATTTAGACCCGCAACAAAGAGACCTAACCGATTCCTTTAAAATTGATCATAAAAAAATGGATTCATCTACAAGCATCTTTGATATACTACTTGGAAAAGAGATCAAAGAAGGTATTAAAACCATTCCAATCAAAAAAAATTTGCACATCATCAAGGGTGATGAACGTTTTGATAGTTCTACTTATGCTACTAAATCCATAAGCCTATCTATGATTAAAAAGTTTAGAAAGTTATTAGAGATGTTTAGCACAAGAGGTAAATTTGATTATATTTTGATCGATTGCCCTACAAACTGGAGTTTTTTTAGTAAAATGGGTGTTTCTGTTTCGGATGCAGTATTAATACCTGTGAACTACCAAGCAGCCCAAGCAATCCATAATGCAGTACAAGTATTAGAGAAATTTATTCCAGAAGTATGGTATGAGAGAAATGGAAATGGACCAGAAGTTTTGCCGATTCTTTTTAACAATGCATATACGGATCAAACGAGTAAAAAACATTTCGATGATGTAAGGCGTGATGAAATTAGAAAATTAACAAAAGATAAATGGTATTTAAAACTATTTGATGAAGTTATTGAAATCAAACACCATCACGAAATTTCAACTTCTCTTTTTCTACATATTGATCAAAATGGACCATCTCCCTATACTTTAAAAAACAAAAACTCAAAAGCATTCAAAGAATATGAAGAAGTGATAGGAAAACTTTTTGGAATATAA
- a CDS encoding TetR/AcrR family transcriptional regulator translates to MSKGEETKSLILDRAVQIASVHGLEGLTIGTLAEELGMSKSGLFAKFSSKENLQIDVLRKGSELFRRYVLYPALKSKPGITRLRNAFVSWLDWSNRSDLPGGCLFLASSSEFDDRPGIVRDHLRKIQLSWHSSLKQFVEEAKERGELEPKTNVEQLVQEIWGLVLSFHFYNRLLEDKSSEKRTKQCFNELIKRHMK, encoded by the coding sequence ATGAGCAAGGGCGAAGAAACTAAATCATTGATTTTAGACCGAGCTGTTCAAATTGCGAGTGTGCATGGTTTGGAAGGACTTACCATTGGAACACTTGCGGAAGAATTGGGAATGTCCAAAAGTGGTCTCTTTGCTAAATTTTCTTCGAAAGAAAATCTCCAAATCGATGTTTTGCGAAAAGGGAGTGAACTTTTTCGACGTTATGTGTTATACCCCGCTTTAAAATCCAAACCAGGAATTACAAGATTACGAAATGCATTTGTGAGTTGGCTTGATTGGTCCAATCGTTCTGATTTACCAGGTGGTTGTTTGTTTTTGGCATCAAGTTCTGAGTTTGATGATAGACCTGGAATTGTACGTGATCATCTACGAAAAATCCAACTTTCATGGCACTCTTCATTAAAACAATTTGTAGAAGAAGCCAAAGAGAGAGGAGAGTTAGAACCGAAAACAAATGTGGAGCAGTTGGTCCAAGAAATTTGGGGTCTTGTCTTATCCTTTCATTTTTACAATCGTTTATTGGAAGATAAATCTTCTGAGAAACGAACCAAACAATGTTTTAACGAATTAATCAAACGACATATGAAATAA
- a CDS encoding alpha/beta hydrolase: MNTISTTVRSLNGEYPIPMEKKWEFAKKNPNWIGFVTVQKFLKTQKQSPSRKEMDVLDKATKSLLQVKEHKIQYYIWNSEGDSKGTILLIHGWNGHTGNFSRFIPSLIEEGYKVVGIDLPGHGFSSGRYSNIVLSAKIVKELTNQIGDPNFIITHSFGGAVATVAQELGVSAKKLVYIAPPSKLELLIQDFSRYFDLTETEENNMRLVLEKKVKRTMASIDLETSGPNFENQLLVIHDQGDVEIPYSMGEVVARSWKQGKLISTNGLGHKMILRSDSVKDEILNFLTNH; the protein is encoded by the coding sequence ATGAATACAATTAGCACGACCGTTCGTTCTTTAAATGGAGAATATCCAATCCCCATGGAAAAAAAATGGGAATTTGCAAAAAAGAATCCAAATTGGATAGGATTTGTCACTGTGCAAAAGTTTTTGAAAACACAGAAACAAAGTCCTTCCAGAAAGGAAATGGATGTATTAGACAAGGCAACCAAATCATTGTTACAAGTAAAAGAACATAAAATTCAATATTATATTTGGAATTCGGAAGGAGATTCAAAAGGAACCATTTTACTCATCCATGGATGGAATGGTCATACTGGAAACTTTTCAAGGTTCATCCCATCTCTCATCGAAGAAGGTTACAAAGTTGTAGGAATTGATTTACCAGGTCATGGATTTTCATCAGGCCGGTATTCTAATATTGTTTTATCAGCAAAAATTGTGAAGGAACTTACAAACCAGATTGGAGATCCAAATTTTATCATCACACATTCTTTTGGTGGAGCTGTTGCGACAGTAGCACAAGAGTTAGGTGTGAGTGCAAAGAAATTGGTTTATATTGCACCACCATCCAAATTGGAATTATTGATCCAGGACTTTAGTCGGTATTTTGATTTAACGGAAACGGAAGAAAACAATATGCGTTTGGTATTGGAGAAAAAAGTGAAACGAACCATGGCAAGTATTGATTTAGAAACTTCTGGTCCCAACTTTGAGAATCAACTATTAGTCATCCATGACCAAGGTGATGTTGAAATCCCCTACAGTATGGGTGAAGTAGTAGCAAGGTCATGGAAACAAGGAAAACTCATCTCAACAAATGGATTGGGTCATAAAATGATCTTACGATCCGACTCAGTGAAGGATGAGATACTTAATTTTTTAACGAATCACTAA
- a CDS encoding methyl-accepting chemotaxis protein — MEEITAVISELSSSFESNGVSIEEQNNKVQSMVADTVELKETVDQILIQSEQLVEIAEINKKESMSVTEVADQTASHLESIQASFDQVNEINNIVAEIGEKTNLLALNASIEAARAGDVGKGFAVVANEVSKLAEFTKNNVKRISSVVKSSKEIITNARNASKNTGELAKSQIERLNQTLVQIQNMNQLYIEQRNTLSSILSELSQIRELSNQIAGSTKEQLLGQKEASKGIIQLEMEVNEISRASKDLEEHIQMIKEEAKTLASMGNQ, encoded by the coding sequence TTGGAAGAGATCACTGCTGTGATTTCTGAACTTTCAAGTTCCTTTGAATCAAATGGAGTTTCCATTGAAGAACAAAATAATAAAGTACAAAGTATGGTTGCTGATACAGTAGAATTAAAAGAGACAGTTGACCAAATTTTAATCCAAAGTGAACAACTTGTAGAAATTGCAGAAATCAATAAAAAAGAAAGTATGTCCGTCACAGAAGTGGCAGACCAAACTGCATCGCATTTGGAATCCATCCAAGCTTCTTTTGACCAAGTGAATGAAATCAATAATATTGTTGCCGAAATTGGGGAAAAGACAAACTTACTTGCGTTAAATGCTTCAATTGAAGCAGCTCGTGCGGGTGATGTTGGTAAAGGTTTTGCTGTAGTTGCCAATGAAGTGAGTAAACTCGCTGAGTTTACAAAAAATAACGTAAAACGAATTTCAAGTGTTGTCAAAAGTTCAAAAGAGATCATTACCAATGCTAGGAACGCATCAAAAAATACTGGTGAACTTGCAAAATCGCAAATTGAACGCCTAAACCAAACTTTAGTGCAAATCCAAAATATGAACCAACTCTATATCGAACAAAGGAACACATTGTCTTCCATTTTATCGGAATTATCTCAAATCAGAGAACTATCGAATCAAATTGCTGGATCCACCAAAGAACAATTATTAGGTCAAAAAGAAGCCTCCAAAGGGATCATCCAATTGGAGATGGAAGTGAATGAAATCAGTCGTGCTTCAAAAGACTTAGAAGAACATATCCAAATGATCAAAGAAGAAGCCAAAACCTTGGCTTCTATGGGAAATCAATAA